GCAAACAATGGGGTCCCTAGGCAGATAGCCAAGGCTAGTATTACGATCCGTTTCATTGTTTCTCCTATGTTCCTGTGAATAATATCGGTATTTTAGGGGGTGAACTTTCCCCCTTGTTATAATTTCTCTAAGGGAGTATAGGCAAGGAAAAAGTTCTTCTCCAGGCTCCCGAATTTGATTTTTACTTTACGGTTTTTGCCGGTCCCTTGGACGGAAATCACCTGTCCCAGGCCAAATTGTGCATGTTTGACCTTATCTCCTTCTCGGATATCCGCCTCTTCGCCCAGCGGTTTAGAAGAATCTTCCCTTTCCCGAGCAGTTTCCTGGATTTTATAGGCTCCGGAGGAAGCAACCGGAGGCCCTTGTGGTCTTCGGACTCCTTTTTGGGCCAGGATACCTTCTTCGCCGAAACATTCTGACGGGATTTCCGGAAGGAATCGAGACGGGATCCGGTCCTCTACTTTTCCGAATTTGCGGGAAGTTCTGGAATAACTCAGGTATAATTTCGCTCTTGCCCGGGTCAATGCCACGTAAAAAAGCCTTCTTTCTTCTTCTTGGCCGTTCGGTTCTTCCAAACTCATGGAATGGGGGAAGGTCCCTTCTTCCAAACCTGTCAGAAATACCGTGGGGAACTCCAATCCTTTTGCATTGTGGACAGTCATCAGATGAACATAGTCAGTGAGCTGCGCGGAATCCTCTTCCGAAGTGAGAAGACTGATCTGGTTCAGATATTCTTCCAAGTTGGGGGAATCTTCTCTGGACTCATATTCTTCGATGGAGTTTACGAATTCTCTGACGTTCTCTACTTTAGAAACCGCTTCCTCATCATGGGCATCCCTTTCCATATAGTCGATCCAACCGGATCTTCCTACGATCTCTAGGGCAATCTTTGAAGGTAGCTCCCCTTTTTCTTTCCGGTCGATCAGGTCTTCGAATAGATGATAGAGTTCTTTCGCTTTTCCCAAACTTGCTTTTTTTAAAGGAAGATCGGGATGTCCTATCGCCTCTAAAAAAGAAATTCCCTGGTCTAAGGAGAATTTACGGATTTTTTCTATACTTGCCTCTCCTATTCCTCGGGGAGGTGTATTCACAATTCTTAATAAAGAATTGGAATCCATAGGATTTGCCACCACGTTCAAATACGCGATCATATCCTTGATCTCGGCTCTATCAAAGAACCTAAAACCGCCGAAAATTTTATACGGGATGCCGGAGGATCTAAGTCCTTCTTCAAAATATCTGGATTGTGCGTTCGTTCTGTAGAAGATCGCAAAGTTTTTATACTCAGCGCCCCTTGCTGCTCCTGACCTTATCTTTTTTACGATATCATAAGCTTCTTCCGTTTCATTCTCGAATTGAGAAACGGAGATTGGCTCACCTAGTTCGTTATTTGTGAATAATTCCTTTTCTTTTCTCCCGCTATTATTCGCGATCACCTTGGAGGCTGCACGGATGATCCTGGAAGTGGAGCGATAATTCTCCTCAAGTTTTACTACATACGCGTTCGGGAAATCACTTTCGAAATTTAGAATATTCGAAATATCTGCTCCTCTCCAGGAATAAATGGATTGGTCGTCGTCCCCTACTACGCAAAGATTTCCCCTGTCTCCGGACAGTAAACGTACCAAAGTATATTGTGCCTTGTTTGTATCCTGGTACTCGTCCACCATAATATAATTCCATCTATCTTGGTAGGACTTTAAGACCCCTGGATTCTCTCGAAAGAGCTGCACTGTTTTTTGGATCAGGTCACCGAAATCTAAGGCCTGGTTCTTCTTTTTACGTTTTTCGTATTCCTCATAGATATTTGAGATCATCTGAGATCGATGGGAAAAATTCTCCTTTCGAATATAAGAATCCGAATCGGAAAGCCCATCCTTCCATGAAGAAAAGATCCCGGTCAAAGAAGAAGGTTTGTATTGTTTAGGATCCTCATGTAGATCTTTGATCACCTGCTTAATTAAGGATTCCTGTAATACGGAATCATAAACCGTAAATCCGGAAGGCATTCCTAGATAAGAAGTTTCCCTTCTCAAAATATATAAACAGAGAGAGTGAAATGTTTTGATCTGAACATTCCAAGGAATAGAAGGCACTAATTTTGCCACCCTTTCCAACATTTCCGCAGCAGCTTTATTTGTAAAAGTTAGAGCGCAGATAGAATCCGTTCTTTTGTTCAGGATCAGGTTCGCAATCCTATGAGTGATTACCCTGGTTTTTCCCGAACCTGCCCCTGCTAATATCAAAACAGGGCCTTCTAATCTTTCGACTGCGGCTTTTTGCGGATCATTCAAGCCTTGTACTAGGTCAACTGACAAAGCAGAAACTCCTTAGAATCGGTAATCACCGATACCGAATACGAACTGGAATGCATTGTCCGATTCGTATCTTTCGAAAGGTGCCCAGAAATTTCCGGTAGGTTTTAATTTTTGAGCGAAGTAGATACGAAGAGGAAGAACAGGGATCTGGACTCTAAGACCAACACCCCATGAATATCTCATTCTATCCATAGCAACGTTATCCGATGATAGGATCAATCTTCCCGGATTATTCAATTCGTCGTAGGTAACGTCGGCCTTACGTCCATTCTGCAAATTGAAATTATTTTGAATATACCAACCGATCGGGTTCGCAGCAATCTGATCTTCTTTATTCTTATCATAAGATTCGAAATAATCTTTTTTTGTTCCAACTGCACGGTTCGTCTGTTCGTATAGGGCTCCCCCATCCAAAAAGACTACAAGCCACAATAAGCTTGGTTCAATCGGAATACGGATCTCCGTATCGAAAAGAAGACGATGCTGAGCACCATCTCTCCATTCTACAGGATACTTTTGGTCGTTATAATACCAACCTCTTAAGGATTCATAGCCACCTATAATGAGCAAATCCTGAGGACGGATGTACGGATCCTGGACGGGGTCCTGGTTATGAGCTCCTCCGGCAGGAGATCTTTGGAAAATGAATGTATCGGAGGTCCTGAATTCTTGGACCACTCTCCATCTGCGAAGAGCGTTGTTCCGGATCAAACCTCCGAACGTAAAATCGAACCAAGTATGATAATATTCCGCTAATATCCTATATTGGTCGAAGTGAGAAGTTCCACCTAAGTATTGCCCCACGTTATCCACCTGGAAGAGTAGATCGTAACCTCTAGTAGGAGCGAATACGTTGTCTCGGATATCGTAAGCAAGACCGTTTGTAACCTGAGAACGGAACTGCCATCCCCTTCTTACGTTAGCCAAAACCGCATCGGACACAAGTGCCGTTGGGTTGGAATAAGAATAGAAAGCAGGAGTATATCTATGGAAGTGGGTCCAGTTGGTCCCAAGCCTGTGAGCAACCCCCATTGTAACTCCTAAACCGTTATTATCATAAGTAGCATTTTCAACGGTAGGCGCGGTTGTACTATCTGAAATGGAGATCGTGGAAGTAGAACCTAAGAATATACTTCGAGAGAAATAGAACATCGAAAGTGAAAGGGACCAAGGAGTATCATACATCCAAGGTTCCGTCCAAGAGATCTGGAAGGATCTACGATAAGGTCCGAATTCCAAACGGCCTGAAACTTTTTGGCCGGTTCCGTTTAAGTTATTCTCTCCGATCTCGGTGAAGATAGTAAATCCAGTGATGGTCCCATAACCACCACCCATGGAAACTGTTCCGGTAGGTTGTTCCAATACTTCAATGACAAGGTTCATCTTTGTATCGTCTGAACCAGGTCTCATGTTAAAGTTTACTTCTTTAAAGTAACCTAGGTTAAAGATCCTTTCCCTGGAACGGTTTACCAAACTAGAATCGAATAAGTCTCCCGGTTTGAAAAGTAACTCCCTTCGGATTACTTTGTCCTGGGTTTTCTTATTACCTTTGATGATTACGTTCTCTATCTGTGCCAGGTTGTTCTCGCGAATGGTGAAATCCACGTGAACAAATTTACGTCCTCTTAGTTCCGGATTATCTCTATAGATTTCTCTTAATTTACGAACGTTTAATTGTTTGTATTCTTCTTCGCAGGCCTTTTTTTCCAGCTCGGTTCTTCTGGTGGCACAATTTTCATAATATTCTAAACTTTCCGTATCCAAA
Above is a genomic segment from Leptospira johnsonii containing:
- a CDS encoding ATP-dependent helicase; this translates as MSVDLVQGLNDPQKAAVERLEGPVLILAGAGSGKTRVITHRIANLILNKRTDSICALTFTNKAAAEMLERVAKLVPSIPWNVQIKTFHSLCLYILRRETSYLGMPSGFTVYDSVLQESLIKQVIKDLHEDPKQYKPSSLTGIFSSWKDGLSDSDSYIRKENFSHRSQMISNIYEEYEKRKKKNQALDFGDLIQKTVQLFRENPGVLKSYQDRWNYIMVDEYQDTNKAQYTLVRLLSGDRGNLCVVGDDDQSIYSWRGADISNILNFESDFPNAYVVKLEENYRSTSRIIRAASKVIANNSGRKEKELFTNNELGEPISVSQFENETEEAYDIVKKIRSGAARGAEYKNFAIFYRTNAQSRYFEEGLRSSGIPYKIFGGFRFFDRAEIKDMIAYLNVVANPMDSNSLLRIVNTPPRGIGEASIEKIRKFSLDQGISFLEAIGHPDLPLKKASLGKAKELYHLFEDLIDRKEKGELPSKIALEIVGRSGWIDYMERDAHDEEAVSKVENVREFVNSIEEYESREDSPNLEEYLNQISLLTSEEDSAQLTDYVHLMTVHNAKGLEFPTVFLTGLEEGTFPHSMSLEEPNGQEEERRLFYVALTRARAKLYLSYSRTSRKFGKVEDRIPSRFLPEIPSECFGEEGILAQKGVRRPQGPPVASSGAYKIQETAREREDSSKPLGEEADIREGDKVKHAQFGLGQVISVQGTGKNRKVKIKFGSLEKNFFLAYTPLEKL
- a CDS encoding BamA/OMP85 family outer membrane protein, with the protein product MKRKASIYKSFAVIFVSGFFFYSGEISQLFSKKSDYFGKIVREIKFSGNKNTSDSDISGLLELRTGRLLTKGVIDRDLKALFASGFFYFIDIKAEEMDGGVRVTFELRERPRVKDIEFVGADEVFPADLRDKMPLKDNEVITPQKVTKSRDIILQKYKDEGFFLAYVKVELGKPDPKTNLVKVRFIIDEGEEIPVAKINIYGNETIETSEILGLMELKEEGLFEGGNFKESSFEKDKEVIQAYLRSKGYLDSELIREGTNWEIHWENPEKKNRRVIIVNIKLYEGQVYYFNGYTVAHDMTTDGEGRPIFLNKENNPPETPKDKLKPLFTIPEIEKSLDYSAKDAGEVFDETVFSRDRATVNELYGSKGHIFAQVIPRRKIVSLDTESLEYYENCATRRTELEKKACEEEYKQLNVRKLREIYRDNPELRGRKFVHVDFTIRENNLAQIENVIIKGNKKTQDKVIRRELLFKPGDLFDSSLVNRSRERIFNLGYFKEVNFNMRPGSDDTKMNLVIEVLEQPTGTVSMGGGYGTITGFTIFTEIGENNLNGTGQKVSGRLEFGPYRRSFQISWTEPWMYDTPWSLSLSMFYFSRSIFLGSTSTISISDSTTAPTVENATYDNNGLGVTMGVAHRLGTNWTHFHRYTPAFYSYSNPTALVSDAVLANVRRGWQFRSQVTNGLAYDIRDNVFAPTRGYDLLFQVDNVGQYLGGTSHFDQYRILAEYYHTWFDFTFGGLIRNNALRRWRVVQEFRTSDTFIFQRSPAGGAHNQDPVQDPYIRPQDLLIIGGYESLRGWYYNDQKYPVEWRDGAQHRLLFDTEIRIPIEPSLLWLVVFLDGGALYEQTNRAVGTKKDYFESYDKNKEDQIAANPIGWYIQNNFNLQNGRKADVTYDELNNPGRLILSSDNVAMDRMRYSWGVGLRVQIPVLPLRIYFAQKLKPTGNFWAPFERYESDNAFQFVFGIGDYRF